A DNA window from Deltaproteobacteria bacterium contains the following coding sequences:
- the rnhA gene encoding ribonuclease HI, with product MTTQNHILIFCDGACSGNPGPGGWGAIVCLPSEEVFELGGAASNTTNNQMELSASIAALKSIQDLDGPVKLCTDSTYVIQGITKWIYGWLQKDWKTAEGNEVSNRSLWKQLFQVASKRKGENKISWHYVRGHIGIAGNERADEIAVAFSQNKNISLYRGALKDYPLSILDLPEDTSLPNSSSYKKSKSKALCYLSLVGGKVERHNTWPECEARVKGVSSAKFKKAMSEEEEKEILKNWGA from the coding sequence ATGACTACCCAAAATCACATCCTCATCTTCTGCGACGGAGCCTGCTCCGGAAACCCGGGCCCTGGCGGCTGGGGCGCTATTGTCTGTCTTCCCTCTGAAGAAGTTTTTGAATTGGGTGGAGCAGCCTCGAACACCACCAATAACCAGATGGAACTCAGTGCCAGTATTGCGGCCTTAAAAAGTATTCAAGATTTGGATGGCCCCGTAAAACTTTGCACCGATTCCACTTACGTGATTCAGGGAATCACGAAATGGATCTATGGCTGGCTGCAAAAAGACTGGAAAACTGCGGAAGGAAATGAGGTTTCCAATCGCTCCCTTTGGAAACAACTCTTTCAAGTTGCTTCAAAACGAAAAGGCGAAAATAAAATCAGCTGGCATTATGTGCGCGGTCACATTGGCATTGCGGGCAATGAACGCGCCGATGAAATTGCGGTTGCTTTCTCGCAAAATAAAAACATTTCTCTTTATCGTGGTGCTCTCAAAGATTATCCCCTCTCTATTTTGGATCTTCCCGAAGATACAAGCCTACCGAATTCCTCTTCTTACAAAAAATCAAAATCCAAAGCCCTCTGTTATCTGAGCCTGGTGGGAGGAAAAGTGGAAAGACATAACACTTGGCCAGAATGCGAAGCCCGTGTAAAGGGAGTTTCCTCCGCCAAGTTTAAAAAAGCGATGAGTGAGGAAGAAGAAAAAGAGATATTGAAGAATTGGGGAGCGTAA
- a CDS encoding peptide chain release factor 3, which yields MQKVKPEVLKEIKRRKTFAIISHPDAGKTTLTEKLLLFGNAIHMAGVVKSKKASHYAKSDWLEIEKQRGISVTSSVMQFSYGGFEINLLDTPGHEDFSEDTYRVLTAVDSVLMIIDSSKGIETQTKKLFQVCRDRHLPIMTFMNKMDLEGRHSFDLIDEVEKVLQLPCFPMTWPIGQGSQFKGVYDLIKKRIRLFDPGLATRNFTEEFFEDLNDPVLNEKVGAELIQTLKDELELLSGAGHEFRQEDFLQGKLSPVFFGSAVKNFGIQECLDAFLEHAPAPTPRPAEERMVEPDEANFTGVVFKIQANMDSKHRDRTVFVRICSGEFAQGMSVYHTRDQREFKINNAIQFLSRERNNIDRAYAGDIIGIRERGSLIIGDTLTQGEKIKFTGIPQFSPDLFCRVELKNPIKNKQLQKGLEQLSEEGASQIFRKNYNSETIIGVVGQLQLEVVKFRLLNEYGADAVFVPLGYEFSRWFIPKNKKVLESFESRYASHIVYDVRGFPLILLKSEWEKDYVEKDRPEIQFFSNLISYDQARRMPASN from the coding sequence ATGCAAAAAGTAAAACCTGAAGTCTTAAAAGAAATCAAACGCCGCAAAACCTTTGCGATTATTTCCCATCCCGATGCGGGAAAAACCACCCTCACCGAAAAATTGCTTCTGTTCGGAAACGCCATCCACATGGCAGGGGTTGTGAAATCAAAAAAAGCCAGTCATTATGCCAAGTCGGATTGGCTGGAGATCGAGAAGCAGCGTGGCATATCGGTGACTTCCTCGGTGATGCAGTTTTCTTACGGCGGTTTTGAAATCAATCTGCTCGATACTCCCGGTCACGAAGACTTCAGCGAAGACACCTATCGCGTGCTCACCGCCGTGGATAGCGTGCTCATGATTATCGATTCTTCGAAGGGAATCGAAACACAAACCAAAAAACTTTTTCAAGTCTGTCGCGATCGCCATTTGCCCATCATGACCTTCATGAACAAGATGGATCTGGAAGGCCGCCATTCTTTTGATCTCATCGATGAAGTGGAAAAAGTATTGCAACTCCCCTGCTTTCCAATGACCTGGCCCATCGGCCAAGGATCTCAGTTTAAAGGCGTTTATGATCTGATCAAAAAACGCATTCGACTTTTTGATCCGGGTTTAGCCACACGAAATTTTACCGAAGAATTTTTTGAAGATTTGAATGATCCTGTCCTGAATGAAAAAGTGGGCGCGGAACTCATTCAAACTTTAAAAGACGAATTGGAACTTCTGAGTGGGGCGGGGCATGAATTTAGACAGGAAGATTTCCTGCAGGGCAAACTCAGTCCCGTATTTTTTGGTTCGGCCGTGAAAAATTTCGGCATTCAGGAATGCCTGGATGCCTTTCTGGAACACGCCCCCGCCCCCACTCCGCGCCCAGCGGAAGAACGCATGGTGGAACCCGATGAAGCCAATTTCACAGGAGTGGTGTTTAAAATTCAGGCAAACATGGATTCCAAACACCGGGACCGCACTGTATTTGTACGCATCTGCTCGGGAGAATTTGCGCAAGGCATGTCTGTGTATCACACGCGAGACCAACGCGAATTTAAAATCAACAACGCCATTCAATTTTTGTCTCGTGAACGAAACAATATCGACCGTGCTTACGCAGGCGACATTATTGGTATTCGTGAACGCGGCTCACTCATTATTGGCGACACTCTCACGCAAGGGGAAAAAATAAAATTCACGGGTATTCCTCAATTTTCACCCGATTTATTTTGTCGTGTAGAATTAAAAAATCCCATCAAAAATAAGCAGCTTCAAAAAGGCCTGGAGCAACTCTCCGAAGAAGGCGCCTCGCAAATTTTTCGAAAGAATTACAACAGCGAAACTATCATTGGCGTAGTAGGACAGCTTCAGCTGGAGGTCGTCAAATTTCGACTGCTCAACGAATATGGAGCCGATGCCGTTTTTGTGCCTTTGGGTTACGAATTTTCGCGTTGGTTTATCCCCAAAAATAAAAAAGTTTTGGAGTCTTTCGAAAGCCGTTATGCCTCGCATATTGTTTATGACGTGCGCGGTTTTCCCCTGATTTTGCTCAAGAGCGAATGGGAAAAAGACTATGTGGAAAAGGACAGACCGGAGATTCAGTTTTTTTCCAACCTCATCAGTTATGATCAGGCCAGGCGCATGCCAGCTTCGAATTAG
- a CDS encoding putative DNA binding domain-containing protein, whose translation MDKPTTTIDSVLQWMKEGEGESSKFKQSLSTDLGKTIVAFGNTNGGVILIGVDDEGQLVGLKGKNVLQDISDAIAGVVPAPKVSVEEVAFGDRKVAIIHVEKGAHLYSCRNVVYIRVGRNNRPLSIQEVIEKGSESLRIFFDEMPSQANIAAIDKKLVKKFLKVREEVRGVRHPTLSEDRQLQLLRILKSGKNQLTQGGLLFFGRDPQKWIPQARVHCVHFLDDEMQRYTNQRFFEGSLWLMMEEIETYLRSHLQRSGGQKTGFRRLEKFEYPLEAIREALLNAMIHRNYFSAADIKMFFFPNRLLIRNPGSFPPGVTPELPEHRPRNPLLAQFFYDVGLVEKYGSGIETMRRLCGDTASVTLSFDLRESSTTLIFQKKEGTVQRDLLDEKILKRLEQGAARSAELVSLTGISRQAVTKRLNRLLVAGTIRREGSGAGVVYYQS comes from the coding sequence ATGGACAAACCAACAACAACCATAGACTCGGTACTGCAATGGATGAAAGAGGGAGAAGGAGAATCTAGCAAGTTTAAACAAAGCCTTTCAACCGATCTTGGGAAAACCATTGTTGCTTTTGGCAACACCAATGGTGGCGTTATTTTGATTGGGGTTGATGATGAGGGGCAGCTGGTTGGATTAAAGGGGAAAAATGTTCTTCAGGATATTTCGGATGCCATTGCCGGGGTTGTTCCAGCACCCAAGGTTTCTGTAGAAGAAGTTGCTTTTGGCGACAGAAAGGTCGCCATTATTCATGTGGAAAAGGGCGCCCATCTTTATTCCTGCCGCAATGTTGTGTATATCCGCGTGGGTCGAAATAATAGACCTCTTTCCATTCAGGAAGTGATTGAAAAGGGGAGTGAAAGCCTGCGTATTTTTTTTGATGAAATGCCCTCACAGGCTAATATTGCAGCCATTGATAAGAAATTGGTCAAAAAATTTTTGAAGGTAAGAGAAGAGGTTCGTGGCGTTCGACACCCTACTCTTTCCGAAGACCGTCAGCTACAGTTGCTCCGAATTTTGAAATCTGGAAAAAATCAGCTCACACAAGGAGGCCTGCTTTTTTTTGGACGAGATCCCCAGAAATGGATCCCGCAAGCCCGTGTTCATTGTGTTCATTTTTTGGATGACGAAATGCAACGTTATACTAACCAGCGTTTTTTCGAGGGGTCACTTTGGTTAATGATGGAAGAGATTGAAACCTATCTTCGCTCTCACCTACAAAGATCGGGTGGGCAAAAAACTGGCTTTCGTCGTCTTGAAAAATTTGAATACCCACTGGAAGCCATTCGTGAGGCATTGTTGAATGCCATGATTCACAGAAATTATTTTAGTGCTGCAGACATCAAAATGTTTTTCTTTCCCAATCGTCTTCTCATTCGAAATCCCGGATCATTTCCACCGGGTGTGACCCCAGAATTGCCGGAACATCGACCCCGCAATCCTCTGTTGGCCCAGTTTTTTTATGATGTAGGTCTTGTGGAAAAATACGGAAGCGGCATCGAAACGATGCGTCGGCTTTGTGGTGACACGGCTTCTGTAACCTTGTCTTTTGATCTGAGAGAATCTTCCACTACCCTCATTTTTCAGAAAAAAGAGGGAACTGTTCAGCGAGATCTGCTGGATGAAAAAATATTAAAACGTCTCGAACAAGGAGCTGCTAGAAGTGCTGAACTTGTAAGCCTGACGGGCATTTCACGTCAGGCTGTGACAAAGCGATTAAACCGATTGCTCGTTGCTGGCACCATTCGCCGTGAAGGAAGTGGTGCTGGGGTTGTTTATTACCAGAGCTAA
- a CDS encoding DNA topoisomerase VI, producing MASDVDVKDLSIEMCERILRNLERARRPVLQATRCSLDNSVYSPKVGYLTAGDKKVSTELNVSSVQKMSRAIFMLELILRNLEVGATNTKRELYYISKGEIKHNAALKPLDFADQDESDSIIDFICEMMECYREDLNCYANDRGGQTYSQQLVVTETLPDGSKATIDLSSLGTSPFQPKNRPQSLKLKAKKKIDFCLIVESEGTANTLVNSGFTRRHPVILLGAQGVPSNAVRGWTKLIQDQLEIPCFFFGDLDAYTLQNIFRTLKAGSAASLIRNADFSAPEVKFLGVLPEDIKRYDLPDYGVKESDVTEGRALKKARDALANDPFFKDKKNKGLADILRWLIQNKRRCEQQSFFSVNPRDPLMPEKIILEKIKRKDFV from the coding sequence ATGGCCTCCGACGTAGACGTAAAAGATCTTTCCATCGAAATGTGCGAACGCATTTTGCGCAACCTGGAGCGTGCGCGGCGTCCGGTTTTGCAGGCGACCCGATGTTCGTTGGACAACTCTGTTTATAGTCCCAAAGTGGGCTATTTGACGGCGGGGGATAAAAAAGTTTCCACAGAACTCAATGTGAGCTCGGTGCAGAAGATGTCGCGGGCGATTTTTATGCTGGAGTTGATTTTACGAAATCTGGAAGTGGGGGCCACCAACACCAAACGTGAGCTTTACTACATTTCCAAAGGTGAAATTAAACACAATGCGGCGCTGAAGCCACTCGACTTTGCCGATCAGGATGAAAGTGATTCCATCATCGATTTCATCTGTGAAATGATGGAGTGTTATCGCGAAGATCTGAATTGTTATGCGAACGATCGAGGAGGCCAGACTTATAGTCAGCAACTCGTGGTCACCGAAACCTTGCCGGACGGGAGCAAGGCGACGATTGATTTATCCAGCCTGGGAACTTCTCCTTTTCAACCCAAAAATCGTCCCCAAAGTTTAAAATTAAAAGCCAAAAAGAAAATCGATTTTTGTCTGATTGTCGAATCGGAAGGTACGGCCAATACCTTGGTGAACAGCGGTTTTACGCGGCGACATCCTGTGATCCTCCTGGGTGCTCAAGGGGTGCCCTCGAATGCCGTTCGGGGTTGGACCAAACTGATTCAGGATCAGCTCGAAATTCCCTGCTTCTTTTTTGGAGATCTCGACGCCTATACCCTACAAAATATTTTTCGTACGCTCAAGGCAGGCTCGGCCGCTAGTCTGATTCGCAATGCGGATTTCAGCGCACCCGAAGTGAAATTTCTGGGCGTGCTTCCGGAGGATATCAAACGCTACGATTTGCCGGATTATGGAGTAAAAGAAAGTGATGTCACCGAAGGTCGCGCCTTGAAAAAAGCTCGCGACGCCTTGGCGAATGATCCTTTTTTTAAAGATAAAAAAAATAAAGGCCTGGCCGATATTTTACGCTGGCTGATTCAGAATAAACGGCGTTGCGAACAGCAATCTTTTTTTTCGGTCAATCCGCGCGATCCGCTCATGCCGGAGAAAATTATTTTGGAGAAGATTAAGCGGAAGGATTTTGTTTGA